In Streptomyces sp. NBC_01408, one DNA window encodes the following:
- a CDS encoding glycine betaine/L-proline ABC transporter ATP-binding protein: protein MNAPSTNTGKSAARSDDGSPVFSVRGLWKVFGPEGEAAKVPGSAHAALPAAELRERTGCTAAVRDVAFDVRKGEVFVVMGLSGSGKSTLVRCLTRLIEPTAGSLSIDGEDVLAMDAGRLRALRRHRAAMVFQHFGLLPHRTVLDNVAYGLEIQGVNRADRRAKAAEMVAKVGLDGLEKRRPGQLSGGQQQRVGLARALAADPEVLLFDEPFSALDPLIRREMQEEVARLHHEEGRTMVFITHDLAEALRLGDRIALMRDGRIVQLGTPEEIVGSPADDYVRDFVRDVPREQVLTVRGAMRPAAPGEADRGPALSPGTTVAQAIEAVARGGAPARVVEDGRCLGVVDDAALLAVVAGLSAVRPGEVAA from the coding sequence GTGAACGCCCCGAGCACGAACACCGGCAAGAGCGCGGCCCGCTCCGACGACGGCTCTCCCGTCTTCTCGGTCAGGGGCCTGTGGAAGGTCTTCGGCCCCGAGGGTGAGGCCGCGAAGGTGCCGGGCTCCGCGCACGCGGCGCTGCCCGCCGCCGAGCTGCGCGAGCGGACCGGCTGCACCGCCGCCGTCCGCGACGTCGCCTTCGACGTCCGCAAGGGCGAGGTCTTCGTCGTCATGGGCCTGTCCGGCTCGGGCAAGTCCACGCTGGTGCGCTGCCTGACCCGGCTGATCGAGCCCACCGCCGGCTCCCTGTCCATCGACGGCGAGGACGTCCTGGCGATGGACGCGGGCCGGCTGCGCGCACTGCGCCGCCACCGCGCCGCCATGGTCTTCCAGCACTTCGGTCTGCTGCCGCACCGCACCGTCCTCGACAACGTCGCTTACGGCCTGGAGATCCAGGGCGTCAACCGCGCCGACCGCCGCGCCAAGGCCGCCGAGATGGTGGCCAAGGTCGGCCTCGACGGACTGGAGAAGCGCAGGCCCGGGCAGCTCTCCGGCGGTCAGCAGCAGCGCGTGGGGCTCGCCCGCGCGCTCGCCGCCGACCCGGAGGTACTCCTGTTCGACGAGCCGTTCAGCGCGCTCGACCCGCTGATCCGCCGTGAGATGCAGGAGGAGGTGGCCCGCCTCCACCACGAGGAGGGTCGCACGATGGTCTTCATCACCCACGACCTGGCCGAGGCCCTCCGCCTGGGCGACCGGATCGCGCTGATGCGCGACGGCCGGATCGTCCAGCTCGGCACCCCCGAGGAGATCGTGGGATCGCCCGCCGACGACTACGTACGGGACTTCGTCCGCGACGTGCCGCGCGAGCAGGTGCTCACCGTGCGCGGCGCGATGCGTCCCGCGGCGCCCGGCGAGGCCGACCGGGGTCCCGCCCTGTCCCCCGGCACGACCGTCGCCCAGGCCATCGAGGCGGTCGCCCGCGGCGGCGCTCCGGCGCGGGTCGTGGAAGACGGGCGGTGCCTGGGCGTGGTGGACGACGCGGCGCTGCTCGCGGTGGTGGCCGGCCTGTCCGCGGTGCGGCCGGGGGAGGTGGCCGCATGA
- a CDS encoding GMC family oxidoreductase: protein MTTTTTQHPEHEHEREREDEQAYDYVVVGGGTAGSVIASRLTEDPDVTVAVIEGGPSDVDRPDVLTLRRWMGLLGGELDYDYPTTEQPRGNSHIRHSRARVLGGCSSHNTLIAFKPLPSDWDEWSAAGAEGWHAAAMEPYFDRLLNNIVPVGEADRNAIASDFVEAARGALGVPRVEGFNRKPFHEGAGFFDLAYHPETNKRSSASVAYLHPVMDSRPNLRLLLETWAYRLELDGTRVRGVHVRDKDGTRSLVTARREVLVCAGAVDTPRLLLHSGIGPREDLEALGIPPVHDLPGVGENLLDHPESVIVWETDGPIPENSAMDSDAGLFVRRDPDSPGPDLMFHFYQIPFTDNPERLGYERPAHGVSMTPNIPKPRSRGRLYLTSADPEVKPALDFRYFTDEEDYDGRTLVDGIKLAREIAATEPLAGWLRREVCPGPEITGDEELSAYARSVAHTVYHPAGTCKMGAADDETAVVGPDLKIRGLDGVRIADASVFPTMPAVNPMIGVLMVGEKAAELLGGEAR, encoded by the coding sequence ATGACCACGACCACGACGCAGCACCCCGAGCACGAGCACGAACGTGAGCGCGAGGACGAGCAGGCGTACGACTACGTCGTCGTCGGCGGCGGCACCGCCGGTTCGGTGATCGCCTCGCGCCTCACCGAGGACCCGGACGTCACCGTCGCCGTCATCGAGGGCGGGCCGAGTGACGTCGACCGCCCCGACGTGCTCACCCTGCGCCGCTGGATGGGCCTGCTCGGCGGGGAACTCGACTACGACTACCCCACCACCGAACAGCCCCGCGGCAACTCGCACATCCGGCACAGCCGGGCCCGCGTACTCGGCGGCTGCTCCTCGCACAACACCCTCATCGCCTTCAAGCCGCTGCCCTCCGACTGGGACGAGTGGTCGGCCGCGGGCGCCGAAGGGTGGCACGCGGCCGCCATGGAGCCGTACTTCGACCGGCTCCTCAACAACATCGTCCCGGTCGGCGAGGCGGACCGCAACGCCATCGCCTCCGACTTCGTGGAGGCCGCCCGGGGCGCGCTGGGCGTGCCCCGTGTCGAGGGCTTCAACCGGAAGCCGTTCCACGAGGGCGCCGGTTTCTTCGACCTCGCCTACCACCCGGAGACCAACAAACGCTCTTCGGCCTCGGTGGCCTACCTCCACCCGGTCATGGACAGCCGGCCCAACCTCCGTCTGCTGCTGGAGACCTGGGCCTACCGCCTGGAGCTGGACGGCACCCGGGTCCGGGGAGTGCACGTACGGGACAAGGACGGCACCCGGTCGCTGGTCACCGCCCGCCGCGAGGTGCTGGTGTGCGCGGGCGCCGTCGACACCCCGCGGCTGCTGCTGCACTCCGGCATCGGCCCGCGCGAGGACCTGGAGGCCCTCGGCATACCCCCGGTCCACGATCTGCCCGGGGTCGGCGAGAACCTGCTCGACCACCCCGAGTCGGTGATCGTCTGGGAGACGGACGGGCCGATCCCCGAGAACTCCGCGATGGACAGCGACGCGGGGCTGTTCGTCCGGCGCGACCCGGACTCCCCCGGGCCGGACCTGATGTTCCACTTCTACCAGATCCCCTTCACCGACAACCCGGAGCGACTGGGCTACGAACGCCCCGCGCACGGCGTCTCGATGACCCCCAACATCCCCAAGCCGCGCAGCCGCGGCCGCCTCTACCTCACCAGCGCGGACCCCGAGGTCAAACCGGCCCTCGACTTCCGGTACTTCACGGACGAGGAGGACTACGACGGCCGGACGCTGGTGGACGGCATCAAGCTGGCCCGCGAGATCGCCGCGACCGAGCCGCTGGCGGGCTGGCTGCGGCGCGAGGTCTGCCCGGGCCCGGAGATCACCGGCGACGAGGAACTCAGCGCGTACGCCCGCTCGGTGGCCCATACCGTCTACCACCCCGCCGGGACCTGCAAGATGGGCGCCGCCGATGACGAGACCGCCGTGGTGGGCCCGGACCTGAAGATCCGCGGGCTCGACGGCGTCCGGATCGCCGACGCCTCCGTCTTCCCCACGATGCCCGCTGTCAACCCGATGATCGGAGTACTCATGGTCGGCGAGAAAGCCGCCGAGCTGCTGGGCGGCGAGGCCCGGTGA
- a CDS encoding aldehyde dehydrogenase family protein — translation MSEEKTIHIAGTWRPAVSGAVREVLDPADAEPFAVVAEGGAADTDAAVGAARAAFDAGEWPGTPVAERAALLRRTADLLQRDRERIGLLESRDAGKTLEEGRIDVDCVSDAFRYFADLVVNEGAGRVVDAGSPEIHSVVVHEPVGVCALITPWNFPLLQASWKIAPALAAGNTFVIKPSEITPLTTVALIGLLVEAGLPAGVANLVTGPGDPVGARLAEHPDVDLVSFTGGLASGTKVMRAAADTVKKVALELGGKNPNVVFADACATEAGFDTAVDQALNAAFLHSGQVCSAGSRLIIEESLSERFVAELARRADRIRLGRGTDPGVECGPLVSAAQLARTEAYVASALEEGAVLRAGGRRPEGPGHFYRPTVLDRCHRGMRVVREEVFGPVLTVETFRTEAEAVALANDTEYGLAGGVWTADQGRARRVAGRLRHGTVWINDFHPYLPQAEWGGFGKSGIGRELGPAGLAEYRETKHVYQNLAPRPVRWFAG, via the coding sequence GTGTCGGAAGAGAAGACCATTCACATCGCCGGGACCTGGCGGCCGGCCGTGTCGGGGGCGGTCAGGGAGGTCCTGGACCCCGCGGACGCCGAGCCCTTCGCCGTGGTCGCCGAGGGCGGCGCGGCGGACACCGACGCGGCCGTCGGCGCCGCACGGGCCGCCTTCGACGCCGGCGAGTGGCCGGGCACCCCGGTCGCCGAGCGCGCCGCGCTGCTGCGCCGTACGGCCGACCTGCTCCAGCGCGACCGCGAGCGCATCGGGCTCCTGGAGAGCCGGGACGCGGGCAAGACGCTCGAAGAGGGCCGCATCGACGTGGACTGCGTCAGCGACGCCTTCCGCTACTTCGCCGACCTCGTCGTCAACGAGGGCGCCGGGCGCGTCGTGGACGCCGGCTCCCCCGAGATCCACAGCGTGGTCGTGCACGAGCCGGTCGGGGTGTGCGCCCTGATCACCCCGTGGAACTTTCCGCTGCTACAGGCCAGCTGGAAGATCGCACCGGCCCTGGCGGCGGGCAACACCTTCGTGATCAAGCCGAGCGAGATCACCCCCCTGACCACGGTGGCGCTGATCGGGCTGCTGGTGGAGGCGGGTCTGCCCGCCGGTGTCGCCAATCTGGTGACCGGCCCCGGCGATCCGGTCGGCGCGCGCCTGGCCGAGCACCCCGACGTCGACCTGGTCTCCTTCACCGGCGGCCTCGCCAGCGGTACGAAGGTCATGCGCGCGGCCGCCGACACGGTCAAGAAGGTGGCCCTGGAACTCGGCGGGAAGAACCCCAATGTGGTCTTCGCCGACGCGTGCGCCACCGAGGCGGGTTTCGACACCGCCGTCGACCAGGCCCTCAACGCGGCCTTCCTGCACAGCGGCCAGGTGTGCTCGGCCGGTTCGCGGCTGATCATCGAGGAGTCGCTGAGCGAGCGGTTCGTCGCCGAACTCGCCCGCCGCGCCGACCGGATCCGCCTCGGCCGCGGCACCGACCCGGGCGTGGAGTGCGGACCGCTGGTCTCGGCCGCCCAGCTCGCGCGGACCGAGGCGTACGTGGCCTCCGCGCTCGAGGAGGGCGCCGTACTGCGCGCCGGGGGCCGACGCCCCGAGGGGCCCGGCCACTTCTACCGCCCGACCGTCCTCGACCGCTGCCACCGCGGGATGCGGGTCGTACGGGAGGAGGTCTTCGGGCCGGTCCTGACCGTGGAGACCTTCCGTACCGAGGCCGAGGCCGTCGCCCTGGCCAACGACACCGAGTACGGGCTGGCCGGCGGGGTGTGGACGGCGGACCAGGGCCGCGCCCGGCGGGTGGCCGGGCGGCTGCGCCACGGCACCGTCTGGATCAACGACTTCCACCCCTACCTGCCGCAGGCCGAGTGGGGCGGCTTCGGCAAGTCCGGCATCGGGCGCGAGCTCGGCCCGGCCGGCCTCGCCGAGTACCGCGAGACGAAGCACGTCTACCAGAACCTCGCTCCGCGCCCCGTGCGCTGGTTCGCGGGCTGA
- a CDS encoding IclR family transcriptional regulator — MPQTGPQSVDRALALLDAVADTTGPVSAKALARQAGCSLSTAYHLLAPLTERGYLLRTPRGYVPGPRIPRLHRDYLRHLEPAGRMTDLLARLRRATGAEAYYTAYRGGLITVVDTTAPVTDTANPFGPGRETRAHATAHGKALLAELPRPARRRYLAEHGMARLTGSTIVSADALEAELARVRGQGYAVSLGEADPAYTCVAVALPRPREDDAVHALSVSLPTEEFRRRPAEIRTALARAAALSP; from the coding sequence ATGCCGCAGACCGGTCCGCAGTCCGTCGACCGCGCACTGGCGCTCCTCGACGCCGTGGCCGATACGACGGGTCCGGTCAGCGCCAAGGCGCTGGCGCGGCAGGCGGGCTGCTCGCTGTCCACCGCCTACCACCTGCTGGCCCCGCTCACGGAGCGTGGCTACCTCCTGCGCACACCGCGCGGATACGTGCCGGGACCGCGCATCCCCCGGCTGCACCGGGACTACCTTCGCCATCTGGAGCCCGCCGGGCGGATGACCGACCTGCTGGCCCGGCTGCGCCGGGCCACCGGCGCCGAGGCGTACTACACGGCCTACCGGGGCGGCCTCATCACCGTCGTCGACACCACCGCCCCGGTCACGGACACCGCCAACCCCTTCGGGCCGGGGCGCGAGACCCGGGCGCACGCCACCGCGCACGGCAAGGCGCTGCTCGCGGAGCTGCCCCGGCCGGCCCGGCGGCGCTACCTCGCCGAGCACGGGATGGCCCGCCTGACCGGCTCGACCATCGTCAGCGCCGACGCCCTGGAGGCGGAGCTGGCCCGGGTGCGCGGGCAGGGCTACGCGGTCTCGCTCGGGGAGGCCGATCCCGCGTACACCTGCGTGGCCGTGGCCCTGCCCCGGCCGCGCGAGGACGACGCCGTGCACGCCCTGTCGGTGTCACTGCCCACCGAGGAGTTCCGGCGGCGCCCGGCGGAGATCCGTACCGCGCTCGCGCGGGCCGCGGCACTGAGTCCCTGA
- a CDS encoding putative quinol monooxygenase, producing MIFIAVRFDVRPEHSDNWLALVDDFTRATRNEPGNLFYDWSRSVDDPNKYTLLEAFADAEAGAAHVASAHFKAGMETLAGAIATTPEIINVEVPGQGWSAMAELSPRP from the coding sequence ATGATTTTCATAGCCGTCAGGTTCGACGTCCGCCCGGAGCACAGCGACAACTGGCTCGCGCTCGTCGACGACTTCACCCGGGCCACCCGCAACGAGCCGGGGAACCTCTTCTACGACTGGTCGCGCAGCGTGGACGACCCGAACAAGTACACCCTCCTGGAGGCCTTCGCCGACGCCGAGGCGGGCGCCGCGCACGTCGCGTCCGCGCACTTCAAGGCCGGGATGGAAACGCTGGCCGGAGCCATCGCCACGACCCCGGAGATCATCAACGTCGAGGTGCCCGGTCAGGGCTGGAGCGCCATGGCCGAGCTGTCCCCGCGCCCCTGA
- a CDS encoding AMP-binding protein gives MCEVPLLGDTIGENLDRTVRRFPRRDALIDRAAGRRWTYAELAADVDALALGLLDLGIAKGDRVGIWAPNRAEWTLVQYATAKIGAVLVTVNPAYRSHELAYVLQQSGIRLLVAADRFKSSDYAAMIEEVRPRCPDLEFVALLEGPLWASLLERGRRGDPADLVRAQAALSPDDPINIQYTSGTTGFPKGATLSHHNILNNGYFVGELCHYTEHDRVCIPVPFYHCFGMVMGNLACTSHGAAMVIPAPSFDPAATLAAVEAESCTSLYGVPTMFIAELADPGFATYDLSSLRTGIMAGSPCPVEVMKEVIDRMGMAEVSICYGMTETSPVSTQTRADDSVERRVSTVGRVGPHLEVKVVDPHTGRTVPRGEPGELCTRGYSVMLGYWAEPEQTAEAVDAARWMHTGDLAVMDDEGYLSITGRIKDMVIRGGENLYPREIEEFLHTHPDVLDVQVIGVPDPKYGEELMAWVRMREGAQPLTAGAVRAYCDGRLAHFKIPRYVHVVGEFPMTVTGKIRKVEMRETAARLLGLPG, from the coding sequence GTGTGTGAGGTGCCGCTGCTGGGCGACACGATCGGAGAGAACCTGGACCGCACCGTCCGCAGGTTCCCCCGCCGCGACGCGCTGATCGACCGGGCCGCCGGGCGCCGGTGGACGTACGCGGAGCTGGCCGCCGACGTGGACGCCCTCGCGCTCGGGCTGCTGGACCTCGGCATCGCCAAGGGGGACCGCGTCGGCATCTGGGCTCCCAACCGCGCCGAGTGGACCCTCGTGCAGTACGCCACCGCCAAGATCGGTGCGGTCCTCGTCACCGTGAACCCCGCCTACCGCTCGCACGAACTCGCCTACGTGCTCCAGCAGTCCGGGATCCGGCTGCTGGTCGCGGCGGACCGCTTCAAGAGTTCCGACTATGCGGCGATGATCGAGGAGGTGCGTCCGCGCTGCCCGGATCTGGAGTTCGTGGCGCTGCTGGAAGGCCCCCTCTGGGCCTCCCTGCTGGAGCGGGGCCGACGCGGTGACCCGGCCGACCTCGTACGGGCGCAGGCGGCGCTGAGTCCCGACGACCCCATCAACATCCAGTACACCTCGGGGACCACCGGCTTCCCCAAGGGCGCCACCCTCTCCCACCACAACATCCTCAACAACGGTTACTTCGTGGGCGAGTTGTGCCACTACACGGAGCACGACCGGGTCTGCATCCCGGTGCCGTTCTACCACTGCTTCGGCATGGTGATGGGAAATCTCGCGTGCACCAGCCACGGCGCGGCCATGGTGATCCCCGCGCCGTCCTTCGACCCCGCGGCCACACTGGCCGCCGTCGAGGCGGAGTCCTGCACCTCGCTCTACGGGGTGCCCACCATGTTCATCGCGGAGCTGGCCGACCCCGGCTTCGCCACGTACGACCTGTCCAGCCTGCGCACGGGCATCATGGCGGGCTCGCCCTGTCCGGTCGAGGTGATGAAGGAGGTCATCGACCGCATGGGGATGGCCGAGGTGTCCATCTGCTACGGGATGACGGAGACCTCGCCGGTGTCGACGCAGACCCGCGCGGACGACTCGGTCGAGCGCCGGGTGTCGACCGTGGGCCGCGTCGGGCCGCACCTGGAGGTCAAGGTGGTGGACCCGCACACCGGACGGACCGTGCCCCGGGGAGAGCCGGGCGAACTGTGCACCCGCGGCTACTCGGTCATGCTGGGCTACTGGGCCGAACCGGAGCAGACCGCCGAGGCGGTGGACGCGGCGCGCTGGATGCACACCGGCGACCTCGCGGTCATGGACGACGAGGGCTACCTGAGCATCACGGGCCGTATCAAGGACATGGTGATCCGCGGCGGGGAGAACCTCTACCCGCGCGAGATCGAGGAGTTCCTCCACACCCACCCCGACGTCCTGGACGTCCAGGTCATCGGCGTTCCCGACCCGAAGTACGGGGAGGAGCTGATGGCGTGGGTCCGGATGCGCGAGGGCGCGCAGCCTCTGACGGCGGGCGCCGTCCGCGCGTACTGCGACGGACGGCTGGCCCACTTCAAGATCCCGCGCTACGTCCACGTCGTGGGGGAGTTCCCCATGACCGTCACCGGGAAGATCCGCAAGGTCGAGATGCGCGAGACGGCGGCCCGGCTGCTCGGCCTTCCGGGTTAG
- a CDS encoding trans-aconitate 2-methyltransferase, producing MGVSTATAARWVERWESQQQRYAVDREERFTVMGDVVEHVTLGQPAPLVLDLGSGPGALASRLAARLPAAEVLAVDADPLLLELGSSYYGPALRYVEAVIGEPGWLDALALDRPVDAAVSATALHYLGERTLRRVYRELAARLRPGGVLVNGDHISPDATAVSRLALHIGRRRSQRHLDSAEDWESWWAEAAADPELAPRLARCEPHRHPECEGNDLTLSGHLALLREAGFGHAGTVWQFGHSHVVVAVR from the coding sequence ATGGGCGTGAGTACGGCGACGGCGGCGCGTTGGGTGGAGCGCTGGGAGAGCCAGCAGCAGCGGTACGCGGTGGACCGGGAGGAGAGATTCACGGTCATGGGCGATGTCGTCGAGCACGTGACGCTCGGGCAGCCCGCGCCGCTGGTGCTCGACCTGGGCAGCGGTCCGGGGGCGCTGGCCTCACGGCTGGCCGCCCGGCTGCCGGCCGCCGAGGTGCTGGCCGTCGACGCCGATCCCCTCCTGCTGGAACTGGGCAGCTCCTACTACGGGCCGGCCCTGCGCTACGTCGAAGCGGTGATCGGCGAGCCCGGCTGGCTGGACGCGCTCGCCCTGGACCGCCCGGTGGACGCGGCCGTGTCGGCGACGGCCCTGCACTACCTGGGCGAACGCACCCTACGCCGGGTCTACCGGGAGCTGGCGGCGCGACTGCGCCCCGGCGGCGTCCTCGTCAACGGCGACCACATCAGCCCGGACGCGACGGCGGTCTCCCGGCTCGCCCTGCACATCGGGCGCCGCCGCTCGCAGCGCCACCTGGACAGCGCCGAGGACTGGGAGTCGTGGTGGGCGGAGGCGGCCGCGGACCCGGAGCTGGCGCCCCGTCTCGCACGGTGCGAACCGCACCGGCATCCCGAGTGCGAGGGGAACGACCTGACCCTGTCGGGCCACCTCGCCCTGCTGCGCGAGGCCGGATTCGGGCACGCCGGGACCGTCTGGCAGTTCGGGCACAGCCACGTCGTGGTCGCCGTCCGCTGA
- a CDS encoding aminotransferase class V-fold PLP-dependent enzyme, whose amino-acid sequence MAADPTGDLTELASWQRGLRAQFPIVLGHPGLVYLDSAATAQKPQAVLDAAGDYLVRSNANAGRGSYPWANTTTALVEGARDRVKEFLGDPRPDRSTVHFTSGATEGLRTLARDWLPGLLGDGDEIVVPFGDHQANLSPWLEAQELLARQGVRVRVRELPRQEGSGDYDPRALEAITGPRTRFVAATHVHHVHGVDMNVHRIRRVVGPDVPICLDAAQSVGHLPVSVAGLDVDFVVFSGHKAMALPGTGAVWARGQRGPAFRPGGWSGTPNTVGIVSLAAALDWLDGAGVERIERWTVALTSLLTDGLARMPAYEVLGCRSSLAAASAVQRRRSIVTFRHRGIDAQDLGFILFSHGFMVRSDGHCQAGVSDKEGSVRVSLHVHNTPEEITELLTTLANLQ is encoded by the coding sequence ATGGCGGCGGACCCCACGGGGGACCTCACGGAACTGGCGTCCTGGCAGCGCGGGCTGCGCGCCCAGTTCCCGATCGTGCTCGGCCATCCCGGTCTGGTGTACCTGGACAGTGCGGCGACCGCGCAGAAGCCGCAGGCCGTCCTGGACGCCGCAGGGGACTACCTCGTCCGCTCGAACGCCAACGCGGGCCGGGGCTCGTACCCGTGGGCCAACACCACGACGGCCCTGGTGGAGGGCGCCCGCGACCGGGTCAAGGAGTTCCTCGGGGATCCGCGGCCGGACCGGTCCACGGTGCACTTCACCAGCGGGGCCACGGAAGGGCTGCGCACCCTGGCGCGGGACTGGCTGCCGGGCCTGCTGGGGGACGGGGACGAGATCGTCGTCCCGTTCGGCGACCATCAGGCGAACCTGTCGCCGTGGCTGGAGGCCCAGGAGCTGCTGGCCCGCCAGGGGGTCCGCGTCCGGGTACGGGAGCTGCCCCGCCAGGAGGGTTCCGGGGACTACGACCCCCGGGCGCTCGAAGCGATCACCGGACCGCGCACCCGGTTCGTCGCGGCCACCCACGTGCACCACGTGCACGGGGTGGACATGAACGTGCACCGCATCCGCCGGGTGGTCGGGCCGGACGTGCCCATCTGCCTGGACGCCGCGCAGAGCGTCGGCCACCTCCCGGTGTCCGTGGCCGGCCTCGACGTGGACTTCGTGGTGTTCTCCGGCCACAAGGCCATGGCGCTGCCGGGCACCGGCGCGGTCTGGGCGCGCGGGCAGCGGGGGCCCGCCTTCCGGCCGGGCGGCTGGAGCGGTACGCCGAACACGGTCGGGATCGTCTCCCTGGCGGCGGCCCTGGACTGGCTCGACGGCGCGGGCGTCGAGCGCATCGAGCGCTGGACGGTGGCGCTGACGTCCCTGCTGACCGACGGGCTCGCGCGGATGCCCGCGTACGAGGTCCTCGGCTGCCGCTCCAGCCTGGCGGCCGCGTCGGCGGTGCAGCGGCGGCGCAGCATCGTGACGTTCCGGCACCGCGGGATCGACGCCCAGGACCTCGGGTTCATCCTGTTCAGCCACGGGTTCATGGTGCGCTCCGACGGGCACTGCCAGGCCGGGGTGTCGGACAAGGAGGGGTCGGTACGGGTGAGTCTGCACGTGCACAACACACCCGAGGAGATCACGGAGTTGCTCACCACCCTCGCCAATCTGCAATGA
- a CDS encoding pyridoxal-phosphate dependent enzyme encodes MRYDSITDAIGNTPLVRIDPAVHGLRHIDLYAKLEMLNPFGSLKDRAAWNMVRDGLPGARERGETVVELSSGNTAKALALIAGMHGLPFKSVTNRMRVPEIKDLLLLLGAEIEELPGRSECLDPTDTDDPLTLFHQQLSHPGGAHLHTDQYFNALNTEAHATGTGPEIVADLDGLAPDWFIACVGTAGSSTGVASALRAHDPAVRVVGLVGEKSDFIPGIRTIDEVQEVGIFDPATYDTIESVSADEALDGMLTLLRRCGLLAGPTGGAAYFGAVRHLRALDHESTGPGRRTAVFIVCDRVESYLGYVRRRRPELLGRPTVGNSVATLTEAEVRSASVIEVGDARKWLEEGRPLVVDLRGPFAYAALHIDGSVNIVDELFDELVRGGLPFSKRQPVLLACPVGEKSARYAALLTRMGHPDVRSLAGGIVAWRDAGAPLVRD; translated from the coding sequence ATGAGGTACGACAGCATCACCGACGCCATCGGCAACACCCCGCTGGTCCGCATCGATCCGGCCGTGCACGGCCTGCGCCACATCGACCTGTACGCCAAGCTGGAGATGCTCAACCCCTTCGGCTCGCTGAAGGACCGGGCCGCCTGGAACATGGTGCGCGACGGCCTGCCGGGCGCACGGGAGCGCGGAGAGACCGTGGTCGAGCTGTCCAGCGGGAACACCGCCAAGGCCCTGGCCCTCATCGCCGGAATGCACGGACTGCCGTTCAAGAGCGTCACCAACCGGATGCGCGTCCCGGAGATCAAGGACCTGCTCCTGCTGCTGGGGGCCGAGATCGAGGAGCTGCCCGGCCGCAGCGAATGCCTGGACCCGACGGACACCGACGATCCGCTGACCCTCTTCCACCAGCAGCTCAGCCACCCGGGCGGCGCCCACCTCCACACGGACCAGTACTTCAACGCCCTCAACACCGAGGCGCACGCGACGGGTACCGGTCCGGAGATCGTCGCCGATCTGGACGGGCTCGCCCCGGACTGGTTCATCGCCTGCGTGGGGACCGCCGGTTCGTCCACCGGGGTGGCCTCGGCGCTGCGCGCCCACGATCCCGCCGTGCGGGTGGTCGGTCTGGTCGGGGAGAAGTCCGACTTCATCCCCGGTATCCGCACCATCGACGAGGTGCAGGAGGTCGGCATATTCGACCCCGCCACCTACGACACGATCGAGTCGGTGAGCGCGGACGAGGCCCTCGACGGGATGCTGACGCTGCTGCGCCGCTGCGGGCTGCTGGCCGGGCCGACCGGCGGGGCGGCGTACTTCGGGGCGGTGCGCCATCTGCGGGCGCTGGACCACGAGAGCACCGGGCCCGGGCGCAGGACGGCCGTGTTCATCGTCTGCGACCGGGTGGAGAGCTATCTCGGCTACGTGCGCCGGCGCCGCCCGGAGCTGCTCGGCAGGCCGACGGTGGGCAACTCGGTGGCCACGCTGACCGAGGCCGAGGTCCGGTCGGCCTCCGTGATCGAGGTCGGCGACGCGCGCAAGTGGCTGGAGGAGGGCCGTCCGCTGGTGGTCGACCTGCGCGGCCCGTTCGCGTACGCCGCGCTGCACATCGACGGCTCGGTGAACATCGTGGACGAGCTGTTCGACGAACTCGTCCGGGGCGGACTGCCGTTCAGCAAGCGGCAGCCGGTGCTGCTGGCCTGCCCGGTCGGCGAGAAGTCCGCCCGGTACGCGGCCCTGCTGACGCGGATGGGCCACCCCGACGTACGCAGTCTCGCGGGCGGCATCGTCGCCTGGCGGGACGCCGGAGCACCTCTGGTGCGTGACTGA